The sequence GCCACCAGCTTGCCCCTAAAGTCCGCGGGAACAGGGAATTTTTCCGCGGGATAGAGATTAGTTGCCGGCTTATTAAAGAACTGCCTCAGCACTTCCGGGACCAAAGAACCTAGCATTGATCTCTCCTTACATCCAGATCTTGGCGGCCGCTATCAAAAGGTACTGCAGGACCGCAGCCGGCACCAGGTATTTCCAGCAAAAATCTATCATCTGGTCTATCCTTATCCTGCCAAAGGACGCCTTTACCACTGCCACAAACGCCACTACTGCAAAGGTCTTTACAAAGAACATAAGCGCGCTGAGGAAAATATTTCCGTATGAAAACCCGCCCAGATAAAAAAGGCTTATGAGGGAAGCCACAATAACGAGTTCTATATCGAACATCAAGCGGAAAATGGCCAGTTTTCTGCCGGTGTATTCGCAGAAAGGCCCGTCAACGATCTCTGTCTCGGCCTCCGGAATGTCAAAAGGTATCCTCTCCAGTTTTCCGACCAGTGCCACCAAAGCCACAATAAAACCTATCGGCTGGTAAACTGCTATCCAGACATGGCTTGCCTGAAAGGCCAGAATAGAAGAAACGCTCCAGCTCCCCGCAAGGATCGCCGGGCCCAGAAGCGACATAAGCAGCGGAACTTCGTAAGAAAAAAGAAGCAGTGTCGCTCTCATGGCACCTACCGAGGCAAAATAATTGACGCTGTACCAGCCTCCCAGAAAGATAGCAAAAGTGGGAACCGTTAGCAGGTAGGCAAGAACGACCAAATCCCCTTCAAAAGAGAAGAGCGCCGGCACTGTCAAAGGTAAAAAGATAACAGTGGTCAGAACTGCAGCAAGCGCTATTATCGGGGCGGCCGCGAACATGAAACGGTCAGCCTTTTCGGATGTAATGTCCTCTTTTGCGAACAATTTTATGAAATCGGCAAAAGGCTGCATCCAAGGCGGCCCTACCCTGTTCTGGAGCCTGGCAACTATCTTTCGGTCGGCCCACTCAAGGAGAAGTCCGTATATCACCAGGAATGCAAATCCCGGAAAGACAAGCAGATAGAATATCTTATATAGTTCGTTCATTTATCCTTATACCAGTTTATTCCATAGGCCCTTAACTGCTGCCAGTTCATTTCCCTGTTATTTCTGGCGCCTTCAATCCTTACCATCCTGTCCGCACACGAGAAGCATGGATCTATCGCGGCAAGGATTATAGGGATATCCGCAATGTTATAGCCCTCCAGCATATACTTGACAGGCAGCACATTTCCCAGAGACGGGGCCCGCACTTTTACTCTTTCCGGCTTTTCGGTGCCGTTGGATTTGATGTAGTGCACCAGTTCCCCCCTGGGTGTTTCGTACCTTGCAAAAACCTCGCCTTCAGGAACTTTTCTTGGAGCTTTTACCGCTATAGGGCCTTCCGGCAGATTGTCTATGGCATACTTTATGATCTTACAGCTCTCCAGAACTTCGCCGATCCTGACCAGGGTCCTGCCAAGGACATCGCATTTGTCGGAAGTGACCACCTCAAAAGGTATCTCCCCGTAGGCCGCATAAGGATCGTCCCTTCTTGCATCAAGCGGCACTCCCGAGCCTCTGGCAGTGGGTCCGCAGGCCGCCAGTTTTTCGGTCACATCTTTCGGTATGACACCCACATCTTTTACCCTCATCATGAAGGTTTTTTCCTGTATACCAACATTCAAATAATAGATGACCTTTTTTTCAAGCGCGTCTATACCTTCTTTGAGTTTCTGTCCCTGGTCCTTTGTAATGTCCCTTCTTACTCCTCCAATGGTATTCATCGAGTAGTTGACCCTGTTGCCCGTGGCAAGTTCCAGCAGGTCCATTACGATCTCCCTGTCCCTCCAGCTATACATGAACATTGTGTCGTAGCCGACTTCGTGGGCGGCAACGCCCAGCCAGAGGAGGTGTGAATGT comes from Candidatus Margulisiibacteriota bacterium and encodes:
- a CDS encoding complex I subunit 1 family protein — protein: MNELYKIFYLLVFPGFAFLVIYGLLLEWADRKIVARLQNRVGPPWMQPFADFIKLFAKEDITSEKADRFMFAAAPIIALAAVLTTVIFLPLTVPALFSFEGDLVVLAYLLTVPTFAIFLGGWYSVNYFASVGAMRATLLLFSYEVPLLMSLLGPAILAGSWSVSSILAFQASHVWIAVYQPIGFIVALVALVGKLERIPFDIPEAETEIVDGPFCEYTGRKLAIFRLMFDIELVIVASLISLFYLGGFSYGNIFLSALMFFVKTFAVVAFVAVVKASFGRIRIDQMIDFCWKYLVPAAVLQYLLIAAAKIWM
- a CDS encoding nickel-dependent hydrogenase large subunit, producing the protein MHHTGDITFPVGPQHPALKEPEFFSFDVDGEKVVSADIRLGYSHRGIEKGCEERTYIQALYLVERICGICSHSHATVFCQGVEELMGLEVPKRSLYIRTIVGELERIHSHLLWLGVAAHEVGYDTMFMYSWRDREIVMDLLELATGNRVNYSMNTIGGVRRDITKDQGQKLKEGIDALEKKVIYYLNVGIQEKTFMMRVKDVGVIPKDVTEKLAACGPTARGSGVPLDARRDDPYAAYGEIPFEVVTSDKCDVLGRTLVRIGEVLESCKIIKYAIDNLPEGPIAVKAPRKVPEGEVFARYETPRGELVHYIKSNGTEKPERVKVRAPSLGNVLPVKYMLEGYNIADIPIILAAIDPCFSCADRMVRIEGARNNREMNWQQLRAYGINWYKDK